In Sporosarcina sp. PTS2304, a genomic segment contains:
- a CDS encoding post-transcriptional regulator codes for MNEQLKELYSQVLPALESKKDEFNFYGYADITEEALWDYFVSKKWRKKDISAMRAYEMIADVFALTAAQFMTHTQTEAQRNSKDYPELSEEERALLFWPKKSN; via the coding sequence TTGAATGAGCAATTAAAAGAATTGTATAGTCAAGTGTTACCTGCATTGGAAAGCAAAAAAGATGAATTTAATTTTTATGGCTATGCGGATATTACGGAAGAAGCGCTGTGGGATTATTTTGTTAGTAAAAAGTGGCGAAAAAAAGACATTTCCGCCATGCGAGCTTATGAAATGATTGCGGATGTCTTCGCATTAACAGCTGCCCAGTTCATGACACATACGCAGACGGAGGCTCAACGCAACAGTAAAGACTACCCAGAGTTGAGTGAAGAAGAACGGGCGCTGCTCTTTTGGCCTAAAAAGTCGAATTGA
- a CDS encoding oligosaccharide flippase family protein — translation MSSFIRGTMFLMAAVFLSKLLGFVYRIQFMRVAGEETVGIYMTAYPAFVFFLSLVQLGVPIALAKVIAELKAQGGTVQVRQVMKTATFITILSGAVFIPASILFVPYLSSNLLGNAATSNALYVAIAIVPVAAIGGLVRGYFQGIARIEETAWAQVIEQVFRIVLITWMLPYILAPEDPMINAAYAMAVTFLAEVVSVLYLLHKYRQHQKTQPKKREKEPRYPMEPILEVALPSSGSRLFGTFTWFLEPIIFLRALSMAGVGTVAATSLYGVISGVLIPLLLFPAFIPYALSVVLVPAVSGAAASSNVKKLQERIHLALRLSALTGAFAATVFYIHGQELAEKLFHIVDGGSYMTLLAPVFFFYYIQSPLYSILQATGDAKAGMMNSVYGGIAKLAVMFILASQPGLQETGAVLAIGFGVLVTSFLHIATLRQNKSTATGFSMFAMTYIAFILTVVIRPIFVPLGSYHLFTECVITSAMLLALLLLTRQIKKADWMMLRNLVKRY, via the coding sequence TTGTCATCCTTTATCCGCGGGACGATGTTCTTAATGGCGGCTGTATTTTTATCGAAACTACTCGGATTTGTTTATCGAATCCAATTTATGCGGGTAGCAGGAGAAGAGACGGTCGGTATTTATATGACGGCTTATCCAGCGTTTGTATTTTTTTTATCGCTTGTACAATTAGGGGTTCCGATTGCCCTTGCGAAAGTCATTGCCGAATTAAAAGCACAAGGCGGCACCGTGCAAGTAAGACAAGTGATGAAAACAGCTACCTTCATTACCATTTTATCGGGGGCAGTCTTTATCCCCGCGAGTATTTTATTCGTTCCCTATTTATCGAGCAATTTATTAGGGAATGCGGCTACTTCCAATGCATTGTACGTAGCGATCGCCATTGTTCCAGTGGCAGCTATTGGCGGGTTAGTGAGAGGGTATTTCCAAGGAATCGCACGCATAGAGGAAACGGCTTGGGCACAAGTGATTGAACAAGTGTTTCGAATTGTATTGATCACTTGGATGCTACCTTATATTTTGGCGCCGGAAGACCCGATGATTAATGCAGCGTATGCGATGGCTGTGACGTTCTTGGCAGAGGTTGTTTCTGTACTGTATTTGTTACATAAATATCGACAACATCAAAAGACCCAGCCGAAGAAACGAGAAAAAGAACCGCGTTACCCGATGGAGCCCATTCTTGAAGTGGCGCTTCCTTCATCTGGCAGTCGGTTGTTCGGGACATTCACATGGTTTTTGGAACCGATTATTTTTCTGCGGGCACTGAGTATGGCGGGTGTCGGTACAGTAGCGGCTACTTCACTATACGGAGTGATTTCCGGGGTACTTATTCCTTTGCTGTTATTTCCAGCATTTATTCCGTATGCGTTATCAGTTGTTCTCGTGCCTGCTGTGAGTGGGGCTGCCGCATCGAGCAATGTGAAGAAACTGCAAGAACGCATACACTTGGCTTTGCGGTTATCTGCGTTAACAGGTGCATTTGCCGCCACTGTTTTTTACATTCACGGACAAGAATTGGCGGAAAAATTATTCCATATTGTTGACGGTGGAAGTTATATGACATTATTGGCACCGGTTTTTTTCTTTTATTACATCCAAAGTCCGCTCTATTCGATTTTGCAAGCTACTGGTGACGCCAAGGCCGGCATGATGAACTCTGTCTATGGGGGCATCGCGAAACTTGCGGTCATGTTCATACTGGCATCGCAACCGGGACTTCAAGAAACAGGGGCTGTTCTCGCTATCGGTTTTGGTGTGCTCGTCACATCATTTTTGCATATCGCTACATTGCGTCAAAACAAATCAACAGCCACAGGTTTTTCCATGTTTGCGATGACGTATATCGCATTCATTCTAACAGTCGTCATTCGTCCGATCTTCGTTCCACTCGGCTCATATCACCTGTTTACAGAATGTGTTATTACGTCCGCTATGTTGCTGGCATTATTGCTACTCACTAGACAAATTAAAAAGGCTGACTGGATGATGCTGCGTAATTTAGTGAAACGTTATTGA
- a CDS encoding DUF421 domain-containing protein, with the protein MHELWIIGFRTVFLYVFLLVILRIMGKREVGELGVIDIVVFIIMAEVAAMIVESPDKPIVNGILPILLLLVIQYISSMISLKSKKFRDLVDGDPTLIIKHGEIQEQEMRKQRYNLDDLFQQLREKQIASIHDVTFAYLESSGNLSVFTKEDGSPIVGLILDGEIQLEHLQLLGKTERWLMDELASRQLTDISQIFYCSYEQETIKVQMKEGQ; encoded by the coding sequence ATGCATGAACTGTGGATCATTGGTTTCCGCACCGTGTTTCTATACGTCTTTTTATTAGTCATTTTACGAATTATGGGCAAGAGGGAAGTTGGAGAACTGGGTGTTATCGATATTGTCGTATTTATTATTATGGCCGAAGTAGCTGCTATGATTGTAGAATCTCCCGACAAGCCTATTGTGAATGGAATTTTACCTATACTTCTTTTACTTGTCATTCAATATATTTCTTCTATGATTTCATTGAAAAGTAAAAAGTTTCGGGATCTGGTAGATGGTGATCCTACCTTGATCATCAAACATGGAGAGATACAAGAACAAGAAATGCGGAAACAACGGTATAATTTAGATGATTTATTTCAGCAATTACGTGAAAAGCAAATCGCGTCGATTCATGACGTCACCTTTGCTTATTTAGAGTCATCCGGAAATTTATCAGTCTTTACGAAAGAAGACGGTTCTCCGATTGTCGGGTTAATTTTAGATGGTGAAATTCAACTTGAGCATCTTCAATTGCTCGGCAAGACGGAAAGGTGGTTAATGGATGAATTGGCGTCTAGGCAACTAACCGATATTTCTCAAATCTTTTATTGTTCATATGAGCAAGAAACGATAAAAGTACAAATGAAAGAGGGTCAATAA
- the yajC gene encoding preprotein translocase subunit YajC, producing MEQYGGIFTLVIMVAIMWFLLIRPAQKRQKAAKEMQSALKRGDEVVTIGGLHGTVDAVDETSVFLRVSDTTVLRFDKQAVGRVIAA from the coding sequence ATGGAACAATATGGTGGTATTTTCACGTTAGTAATCATGGTAGCGATTATGTGGTTTTTACTCATTCGTCCTGCTCAAAAGAGACAAAAAGCGGCGAAAGAGATGCAAAGTGCATTAAAGCGCGGAGATGAAGTGGTAACAATCGGTGGACTTCACGGCACAGTAGATGCAGTAGATGAAACATCGGTTTTCTTGCGTGTATCAGACACAACGGTTTTACGTTTTGATAAGCAAGCAGTTGGAAGAGTAATAGCAGCCTAA
- the tgt gene encoding tRNA guanosine(34) transglycosylase Tgt, with protein MAAITYEHIKTCKQTGARLGVVHTPHGSFETPAFMPVGTQASVKTMAPEELKAMGAGIILSNTYHLWLRPGHEIIKEAGGLHKFMNWDRPILTDSGGFQVFSLSKFRDIKEEGVHFRNHINGDKLFLSPEKAMEIQNALGPDIMMAFDECPPFPATHDYMKASVERTSRWAERCLQSHQRPNEQGLFGIVQGGEYEDLRQQSAKDLVSLDFPGYAIGGLSVGEPKDIMNRALEFTTPLLPENKPRYLMGVGSPDSLIDGAIRGIDMFDCVLPTRIARNGTLMTSEGRLVVKNAKYERDFGPLDPNCDCYTCKNYSRAYIRHLIRAGETFGIRLTSYHNLHFLLNLMEQIRQAIREDRLGDFREEFFEQYGFNKPNAKNF; from the coding sequence TTGGCAGCTATTACGTACGAACACATTAAAACTTGTAAACAAACGGGCGCGCGTTTAGGGGTTGTTCACACGCCTCACGGTTCATTTGAGACGCCTGCTTTTATGCCCGTCGGTACACAGGCTTCTGTAAAAACGATGGCACCGGAAGAATTGAAAGCGATGGGCGCAGGCATTATTTTAAGTAATACGTATCATTTATGGTTACGTCCAGGGCATGAAATTATTAAAGAAGCAGGCGGACTGCATAAGTTCATGAACTGGGATCGTCCAATTTTAACAGATTCCGGTGGGTTTCAAGTATTCTCATTGAGTAAATTCCGTGATATTAAAGAAGAAGGCGTGCATTTCCGTAATCATATTAACGGAGATAAATTATTTTTAAGCCCTGAAAAAGCGATGGAAATTCAAAATGCACTAGGACCGGATATTATGATGGCGTTTGACGAGTGTCCTCCTTTTCCAGCGACTCATGACTATATGAAAGCGAGTGTTGAGCGCACATCGAGATGGGCGGAGCGTTGCTTGCAATCTCACCAGCGTCCGAATGAGCAAGGGTTATTCGGTATTGTGCAAGGGGGAGAATACGAAGATCTTCGCCAACAAAGTGCGAAAGATTTAGTGTCGCTCGATTTTCCTGGCTATGCAATTGGTGGATTGTCAGTAGGAGAGCCAAAAGATATTATGAATCGCGCGCTTGAATTCACGACCCCTTTACTTCCAGAAAATAAACCGCGTTACTTGATGGGGGTAGGTTCTCCCGACTCATTGATCGACGGTGCCATTCGTGGAATTGATATGTTTGACTGCGTATTGCCGACACGTATTGCACGTAATGGGACGTTGATGACGAGTGAAGGACGTTTAGTCGTGAAAAATGCAAAATATGAGCGTGATTTTGGTCCGCTTGATCCAAATTGCGACTGCTATACGTGTAAAAACTATAGCCGGGCATATATTCGTCATTTGATTCGCGCTGGGGAAACATTTGGTATCCGTTTGACGTCCTATCATAACCTGCACTTTTTGCTAAATTTAATGGAGCAAATACGTCAGGCTATTCGTGAAGATCGTTTAGGCGATTTCCGTGAAGAGTTTTTTGAGCAATACGGCTTCAACAAACCGAATGCAAAAAACTTTTAA
- the queA gene encoding tRNA preQ1(34) S-adenosylmethionine ribosyltransferase-isomerase QueA: protein MDVQDFDFDLPEHLIAQTPLLDRTASRLLVMDRENGEVAHKHFRDLVDELEAGDLLVLNDTKVLPARLIGTKEDTGATIEVLLLKENGEDRWDTLVKPAKRVKIGTVVTFGDGRLQAKCTAIGEQGGREFEFIYDGIFYELLDQLGQMPLPPYITESLEDQSRYQTVFAKERGSAAAPTAGLHFTDEILDTLRKKGVEVAFITLHVGLGTFRPVSVDSIADHTMHAEYYVVTEETAALVRQTKERGGRVVAVGTTSTRTLETIASEHNGEVVAASGWTSIFIFPGYEFKAIDGLVTNFHLPKSTLLMLLSAFAGRKAVLSAYEEAVKEQYRFFSFGDAMFIRPATRKERD from the coding sequence ATGGATGTACAGGATTTTGATTTTGACTTACCGGAGCATTTAATCGCTCAAACCCCCCTTCTAGATCGCACGGCGAGTCGATTACTCGTCATGGATCGTGAGAATGGGGAAGTCGCACATAAGCATTTCCGTGATTTAGTCGATGAATTGGAAGCCGGCGATTTGCTCGTATTGAATGATACGAAAGTGCTTCCTGCTCGTTTAATTGGGACGAAGGAAGATACCGGTGCAACGATTGAAGTTTTATTGCTGAAGGAAAACGGTGAAGATCGTTGGGATACGCTTGTTAAACCAGCGAAGCGTGTGAAAATAGGTACCGTAGTAACATTTGGAGATGGTCGCTTACAGGCGAAGTGTACAGCGATTGGTGAGCAAGGTGGACGCGAGTTTGAATTTATCTATGACGGGATATTTTATGAGTTGCTTGATCAGCTCGGACAGATGCCATTGCCACCATATATTACGGAGTCTTTAGAGGATCAATCACGTTATCAAACCGTTTTTGCAAAAGAACGCGGATCAGCAGCCGCCCCTACAGCCGGTCTTCACTTTACGGACGAAATATTAGACACCTTGCGCAAAAAAGGTGTAGAGGTGGCATTTATTACATTGCATGTAGGACTTGGTACATTTCGTCCAGTCAGTGTGGATTCGATTGCTGATCATACGATGCATGCAGAGTATTATGTAGTTACGGAAGAAACGGCTGCACTCGTTAGACAGACAAAAGAGCGTGGTGGACGTGTCGTTGCGGTCGGTACTACATCGACACGTACGCTAGAAACGATTGCATCCGAACATAACGGAGAAGTCGTAGCAGCAAGTGGATGGACATCGATTTTCATTTTCCCGGGATATGAATTTAAAGCGATTGACGGATTAGTGACAAATTTTCATTTGCCAAAATCGACTTTATTGATGTTGTTGTCTGCATTTGCTGGTCGCAAAGCGGTATTGTCCGCATATGAAGAAGCCGTGAAAGAACAGTATCGCTTTTTCAGTTTTGGGGACGCGATGTTTATTCGTCCCGCTACAAGAAAGGAACGAGATTAA
- the ruvB gene encoding Holliday junction branch migration DNA helicase RuvB, producing MEERIVTNEATDFDDSFEQSLRPQFLQQYIGQQQAKDNLSIFIEAAKGRQESLDHVLLYGPPGLGKTTLATVIGNEMGVNVRMTSGPAIERPGDLAAVVSSLEPGDVLFIDEIHRLNRAIEEVLYPAMEDFCLDIMVGKGPTARSVRLDLPPFTLIGATTRAGALSAPLRDRFGVPLRLEYYEVEPLTEIVIRSAGLFEVEINPQAAVELAMRSRGTPRIANRLLRRVRDYAQVRGNGTITLDIAQEALDMLQVDSHGLDQIDHQLLHSMIERFRGGPVGIDTLAASIGEESVTIEDVYEPYLLQMGFIQRTARGRMATEKAYAHFGYPLPQ from the coding sequence ATGGAAGAACGCATTGTGACAAATGAAGCGACCGATTTTGACGATAGTTTTGAACAATCGCTGCGACCGCAGTTTTTACAGCAGTACATTGGCCAGCAACAGGCGAAAGATAATCTATCTATATTTATCGAAGCGGCAAAAGGACGGCAAGAAAGTTTGGATCATGTCTTACTGTATGGTCCGCCCGGGCTCGGTAAAACGACACTTGCCACAGTGATTGGCAATGAAATGGGTGTCAATGTCCGCATGACAAGTGGTCCGGCGATTGAACGTCCGGGAGATTTGGCTGCAGTTGTGTCTTCATTGGAGCCGGGTGATGTGTTGTTTATCGATGAAATTCATCGGCTGAACCGTGCAATTGAAGAAGTGCTATATCCCGCAATGGAAGATTTTTGCCTTGATATTATGGTCGGTAAAGGACCAACTGCGCGTTCTGTCCGGCTCGATCTGCCTCCATTTACACTAATCGGGGCAACAACGCGCGCCGGAGCATTGTCTGCACCGTTACGTGATCGATTTGGTGTGCCGCTGCGCTTGGAATATTATGAAGTAGAGCCGCTGACGGAAATTGTCATTCGAAGTGCGGGCTTGTTTGAAGTAGAAATCAATCCGCAAGCAGCTGTAGAACTAGCGATGCGCTCTCGTGGGACACCGCGGATTGCCAATCGTTTATTGCGGCGTGTAAGAGATTATGCGCAAGTTCGCGGCAATGGAACGATTACGCTGGATATTGCTCAAGAGGCATTAGATATGTTGCAAGTGGATAGTCATGGACTGGATCAAATCGACCATCAATTACTCCACAGTATGATTGAACGTTTCCGTGGAGGTCCAGTCGGAATTGACACGCTGGCTGCAAGTATTGGCGAAGAGTCGGTGACGATTGAAGATGTCTATGAACCGTATTTATTACAAATGGGATTTATTCAACGCACTGCACGGGGACGGATGGCTACAGAGAAAGCGTATGCGCATTTCGGCTATCCTCTGCCGCAGTGA
- the ruvA gene encoding Holliday junction branch migration protein RuvA: protein MYDYIKGLVTRVTPEYIVLEQQGIGWQVMTPNPFAFHVTEEQQQVFTYLHVREDTQLLIGFKTLEQRELFRKLITVSGIGPKGALAILANGLPSQVVSAIEREDEGFLVQFPGVGKKTARQMILDLKGKLHDLFTEIDVPDSEDTLLTLAESDELDEAILALSALGYSERELKKVRPQLEKEELDTEGYMRFALKLLLKQG, encoded by the coding sequence TTGTACGATTACATAAAAGGGTTAGTGACACGTGTGACACCGGAATACATTGTGCTGGAGCAGCAAGGAATCGGCTGGCAAGTGATGACGCCAAATCCCTTTGCTTTTCATGTCACGGAAGAACAGCAACAAGTGTTTACTTATTTGCATGTACGCGAAGACACACAGTTATTGATCGGTTTTAAAACGCTGGAGCAACGCGAATTATTCCGCAAGCTTATTACGGTGTCTGGAATCGGACCAAAAGGTGCACTCGCTATACTTGCGAATGGCTTACCTTCTCAAGTGGTCAGCGCAATTGAACGTGAAGATGAAGGATTTTTGGTGCAATTTCCGGGTGTCGGCAAGAAAACAGCCCGTCAAATGATTCTTGATTTGAAAGGCAAATTGCATGATTTATTCACAGAAATTGATGTGCCTGACTCAGAAGATACGTTATTGACACTTGCAGAGAGTGATGAATTGGACGAAGCAATTTTGGCGCTGTCGGCTCTTGGCTATTCGGAGCGCGAACTGAAAAAAGTACGTCCGCAGCTGGAAAAAGAAGAGCTGGACACAGAAGGGTATATGCGTTTTGCGTTAAAACTATTACTAAAACAAGGCTAA
- a CDS encoding NADPH-dependent FMN reductase, whose protein sequence is MTIKVKAIIGSTSSTSYNLKLVEFMAKRYKEQLDITPVRINDLEMFSVDIESEPPASVQAFKDDVKDSDAVMFATPEYNFSIPGSMKNAVDWLSRGGDFTLHGKTGFIIGSSMGVFGSVRAQIHLREILSNPALAPILLPGNEVYIGAIHTKLNEEGDLTDEPTIAFLDTVVTNFVEFHKKQQAAKLV, encoded by the coding sequence ATGACAATTAAAGTAAAAGCAATTATCGGGAGCACAAGTTCTACATCATATAATTTGAAATTAGTGGAGTTCATGGCAAAACGCTATAAAGAACAGTTGGACATTACCCCTGTTCGCATCAATGATTTGGAAATGTTTTCTGTAGATATTGAAAGTGAACCACCAGCATCAGTACAAGCGTTTAAAGACGATGTGAAAGATTCAGATGCCGTAATGTTTGCGACACCGGAGTACAACTTCTCTATTCCAGGTTCAATGAAAAATGCAGTGGACTGGTTGTCTCGTGGAGGAGACTTCACATTACACGGAAAAACAGGCTTTATTATAGGTTCTTCTATGGGTGTATTCGGTTCGGTGAGAGCACAAATTCATCTGCGCGAAATTTTATCCAATCCAGCACTGGCCCCTATTTTATTGCCAGGCAATGAAGTGTATATCGGAGCCATCCATACGAAATTGAATGAAGAGGGCGACTTGACAGACGAGCCAACAATTGCTTTCCTTGATACTGTAGTAACTAATTTTGTGGAATTCCATAAAAAACAACAAGCAGCAAAATTAGTGTAA
- a CDS encoding YebC/PmpR family DNA-binding transcriptional regulator, whose translation MAGHSKWKNIQNRKGAQDAKRGKIFQKMSREIYVAAKSGGDDPDTNPALRLAIDKSKSENVPNDVIQRAIDKATGAGADENYEEVIYEGYGPGGTAVLVYCLTENRNRTGPNIRVAFNKNGGSLGETGSVNYLFERKGRLFIERTDATDEDAVMMAALEAGAEDILSTEEGFEIITTPTDFLAVKEALEAEEHEWISAEVDMIPSVYTKLNEEQHEEFEKMIDALEDDDDVQNVYHNADGE comes from the coding sequence ATGGCAGGCCATTCAAAGTGGAAGAATATCCAAAACCGAAAAGGCGCACAGGATGCAAAACGAGGAAAGATCTTTCAAAAGATGTCACGTGAAATCTACGTGGCGGCTAAGTCTGGCGGTGACGATCCAGACACGAATCCGGCTTTACGTCTAGCAATCGATAAGTCAAAAAGTGAGAATGTTCCAAATGACGTAATTCAACGAGCGATCGATAAGGCAACAGGTGCAGGAGCAGATGAAAACTATGAAGAAGTGATTTATGAAGGCTATGGACCGGGTGGAACAGCAGTGCTTGTCTATTGTCTAACAGAAAATCGCAATCGTACAGGCCCAAATATCCGCGTAGCATTCAATAAAAATGGCGGGAGTTTAGGAGAAACTGGCTCTGTCAACTATTTATTTGAACGCAAAGGTCGTTTATTTATTGAACGTACAGATGCGACTGACGAAGACGCTGTGATGATGGCGGCGCTTGAAGCAGGAGCTGAAGATATCCTTTCTACGGAAGAAGGATTTGAAATTATAACGACACCGACGGATTTCCTCGCTGTAAAAGAAGCGCTTGAGGCAGAAGAACATGAATGGATTTCTGCAGAAGTCGATATGATTCCATCTGTCTATACAAAGCTGAATGAAGAGCAACACGAAGAGTTTGAGAAAATGATCGACGCTCTCGAAGACGATGATGACGTGCAAAACGTTTATCACAATGCGGATGGAGAGTAA
- a CDS encoding aminoglycoside phosphotransferase family protein encodes MTENQRFTKIKQNVWKMESGGAVYSVKKYTSLAQAVKVRHVHQVLSAHGFPHIVPVLEKEDPLLFIQPWLEGARAVNFKRRMDRLDSFKALQALHDTKSHIDWSTVSCLPYYHMLEKWDVRFAKFLELREVCEQFLPFHMIEELLAYSEEALKVCKKQQPSVSSLTLLHGDVVHHNILRDNCGQIRFIDFDLACLGTAEDERVLWIHRVLPQISYNAVFLMGEHPDLLTLSNQSLAKLLFPNEILREWLHLLSLPASQRQRMVNKLLQFTETALSHWPKLWYDVERMMK; translated from the coding sequence ATGACAGAGAATCAGCGTTTTACGAAAATAAAACAAAACGTCTGGAAAATGGAATCGGGTGGAGCGGTCTATTCTGTAAAAAAATATACATCGCTTGCGCAAGCCGTGAAAGTTCGACATGTACATCAAGTACTTAGCGCGCATGGTTTCCCGCATATTGTTCCTGTGTTAGAGAAGGAAGATCCATTGCTTTTTATTCAGCCATGGCTTGAAGGAGCAAGGGCTGTCAATTTTAAGCGACGAATGGATCGACTGGATTCATTTAAAGCTCTGCAAGCGTTACATGATACAAAGTCCCACATCGATTGGTCGACTGTTTCCTGTCTTCCTTATTATCATATGTTAGAAAAATGGGACGTCCGTTTTGCTAAATTTCTGGAACTGCGGGAAGTGTGTGAGCAGTTCCTACCTTTTCATATGATCGAAGAATTACTTGCGTACAGTGAAGAAGCATTGAAAGTTTGCAAGAAACAACAGCCGTCTGTCAGTTCGCTCACACTGTTGCATGGAGATGTAGTACATCATAATATTTTACGTGATAATTGCGGACAGATTCGCTTTATTGACTTTGATTTGGCTTGTTTAGGAACTGCGGAAGATGAGCGTGTATTATGGATACACCGGGTACTGCCGCAAATTTCATACAACGCGGTCTTTTTGATGGGGGAGCATCCCGATCTATTGACATTGTCCAATCAATCATTAGCTAAGTTGCTTTTTCCGAATGAGATTTTACGTGAATGGCTGCATCTTCTATCGCTTCCAGCGTCGCAGCGTCAGCGAATGGTTAATAAACTCCTGCAGTTTACGGAAACCGCTCTCTCGCACTGGCCCAAATTATGGTATGATGTAGAGCGAATGATGAAGTAG
- a CDS encoding LysM domain-containing protein gives MEVHIVVKGDTLWKIARQYNIPFEELKRVNAHLANPDYIVPGMKIFLPMDKKKPIHKGEQSKPQERPQEKPHHKPTEKPYHKPSEKPHHKSAEKPVKPSHTETKPPQPKPQPPVQQVPPLPQMPPQQQMPQPPAAQIPQIPAVPMWQAVFPICGWMPIFDADCVPHMPQQPMPPPMQAPIKPLPPKESSKWYEESTHHQKPVPAPMPDGWQLIESSSLHAMPQPAPKPPVVMPEQSMPQPTPMPEPMPMPPMPSIPPKASTPATWCPSNQEYQEPCSPHWPAPQQPQWPMHPVPPMQPWQWLPVCPPAPPAMQPWPHPVNPMPGDSQNMPNYPTQQPDNWPRNQ, from the coding sequence GTGGAAGTTCATATTGTAGTGAAAGGTGATACATTATGGAAGATTGCGCGGCAATACAATATTCCATTTGAAGAATTGAAGCGGGTGAACGCACATCTCGCAAATCCAGACTACATTGTACCGGGAATGAAAATTTTTCTGCCGATGGATAAGAAAAAGCCGATTCATAAAGGTGAGCAATCGAAGCCGCAAGAAAGACCGCAAGAAAAACCACATCATAAACCAACAGAAAAACCGTATCATAAACCATCGGAAAAGCCGCATCATAAATCAGCAGAAAAACCGGTGAAGCCATCTCACACAGAGACGAAACCGCCGCAGCCAAAGCCGCAACCACCTGTACAACAAGTTCCGCCATTACCGCAAATGCCACCGCAACAACAGATGCCGCAACCGCCTGCCGCGCAAATTCCGCAAATACCTGCTGTTCCGATGTGGCAAGCTGTGTTTCCTATTTGTGGTTGGATGCCGATTTTCGATGCGGATTGCGTACCGCACATGCCGCAACAGCCGATGCCTCCACCGATGCAAGCACCTATTAAACCGTTACCACCAAAAGAGTCTTCCAAGTGGTATGAAGAGTCAACGCATCATCAAAAACCAGTCCCTGCGCCTATGCCCGATGGTTGGCAGTTAATAGAATCAAGCTCACTTCACGCAATGCCGCAACCAGCTCCGAAGCCGCCGGTTGTGATGCCAGAACAATCTATGCCACAGCCTACACCAATGCCTGAGCCAATGCCAATGCCGCCGATGCCGTCTATACCGCCGAAAGCGTCTACACCTGCTACGTGGTGTCCATCCAATCAAGAATATCAGGAGCCTTGTTCTCCTCATTGGCCGGCTCCACAACAACCGCAGTGGCCAATGCATCCCGTGCCACCGATGCAACCGTGGCAATGGTTGCCAGTGTGTCCTCCAGCACCGCCTGCGATGCAACCATGGCCGCATCCGGTGAATCCGATGCCCGGTGATTCACAAAATATGCCTAATTATCCAACGCAACAGCCGGATAATTGGCCTAGAAATCAATAA